In Saccharicrinis fermentans DSM 9555 = JCM 21142, a genomic segment contains:
- the yaaA gene encoding peroxide stress protein YaaA — protein MQIVISPAKSLDFQKSFSFQGYSDYRFSDESIALIKKLSTYSVDKLAALMKVSQNLAELNYMRFKEWHYPFDPNEGKQALFAFKGDVFLGLDAYSLAHEEVVYIQNKLRILSGLYGLLRPLDLILPYRLEMGTKLPIGGNKNLYEYWGSKITELLKNDMLENGYKVLVNLASNEYFKSIQVKELDVPIVTPVFKDLKNGEYKMISFYAKKARGMMVRFIVQNRIEDPEELKAFDMEGYYYNAQLSKGNQPVFTRDH, from the coding sequence ATGCAGATAGTTATTTCACCCGCCAAATCATTGGATTTTCAAAAAAGCTTCTCTTTTCAAGGGTATTCGGATTATAGGTTCTCCGATGAATCTATCGCCTTGATAAAAAAACTCAGTACATATAGTGTGGATAAATTGGCTGCGCTAATGAAGGTAAGTCAAAATTTAGCAGAACTTAACTATATGCGATTTAAAGAGTGGCATTATCCCTTTGATCCAAATGAGGGAAAACAGGCTTTGTTTGCATTTAAAGGGGATGTTTTTTTAGGTTTAGATGCATACTCTTTAGCCCATGAAGAGGTAGTGTATATTCAAAATAAGCTTCGTATTTTGTCTGGTCTTTATGGCTTATTACGTCCTTTGGACCTGATTCTTCCGTACAGATTAGAAATGGGGACCAAGCTTCCGATAGGCGGTAATAAGAATTTGTATGAATACTGGGGTAGTAAAATTACAGAATTGTTAAAAAATGATATGTTAGAGAATGGGTATAAAGTGTTGGTGAATTTGGCATCCAACGAATATTTTAAGTCTATTCAGGTTAAAGAATTAGATGTGCCCATCGTAACCCCTGTTTTTAAAGATTTAAAGAACGGTGAGTATAAAATGATTAGTTTCTATGCCAAAAAAGCACGAGGGATGATGGTGCGTTTTATTGTGCAGAACAGGATAGAAGATCCGGAAGAGTTGAAAGCATTTGACATGGAAGGGTATTATTATAATGCACAACTTTCCAAAGGAAATCAACCAGTATTCACCAGAGATCATTAA
- a CDS encoding protein-ADP-ribose hydrolase — MKSLHFTDYADEIRLFEEFRVDSVEGANKEGIVNDLLEALHEIDSLRLNYAEKRKLLHAKINVLRPNAFGIEAVKKLDQLLQIELNEKSITDANSLLKDSAISVGSTKMAVWQGDISTLKADVIVNAANDQLLGCCQPLHMCIDNVIHTAAGVQLRDDCNIIMQKQGFSEPTGEAKITRAYNLPSKYVLHTVGPVVVGQVSDENRNDLAKAYVSCLEVCREISTIKSIAFCCISTGVFGYPAEQAAFVAFNTVKHWLENHQSNLDIVVFNVFRSEDKVIYESIVKCM; from the coding sequence ATGAAAAGTCTACACTTTACTGATTATGCTGATGAAATCCGTTTGTTTGAAGAATTTCGTGTAGATTCAGTTGAAGGAGCAAATAAAGAGGGAATCGTAAATGATTTATTAGAAGCTTTACATGAAATCGATAGTTTGCGCTTGAACTATGCAGAGAAACGCAAATTATTACATGCGAAGATAAATGTTTTGCGTCCGAATGCTTTTGGAATAGAGGCTGTTAAAAAGCTTGATCAACTTTTACAGATAGAATTAAACGAGAAAAGTATTACCGATGCGAACTCTCTCTTGAAAGACAGTGCCATCTCCGTTGGGAGTACGAAGATGGCCGTATGGCAAGGTGATATTTCTACTTTAAAAGCAGATGTCATTGTAAATGCGGCCAATGATCAATTGCTAGGTTGTTGTCAACCACTGCATATGTGTATTGATAATGTTATTCACACAGCAGCAGGTGTCCAATTACGCGATGATTGTAATATAATTATGCAAAAACAAGGTTTTTCCGAACCTACAGGGGAAGCTAAAATTACACGCGCCTATAACTTGCCGTCGAAATATGTTTTGCATACGGTTGGGCCTGTTGTAGTTGGACAAGTTAGTGATGAAAATAGAAACGATCTTGCTAAAGCTTATGTTTCTTGTTTAGAGGTTTGTAGAGAAATTTCTACCATCAAAAGCATTGCTTTTTGTTGTATTTCGACCGGCGTATTTGGCTATCCTGCAGAGCAAGCTGCGTTTGTCGCATTTAACACTGTTAAACACTGGCTCGAAAATCACCAAAGTAATTTAGATATAGTGGTTTTTAATGTCTTTCGTTCGGAAGATAAGGTAATTTATGAGTCGATTGTAAAATGTATGTGA
- a CDS encoding helix-turn-helix domain-containing protein: protein MFRTEKGFSQEAFARKIGVHVTNLSKYERSISIPSLEIAEKMADTLEMSLDELVYGQQNEKARVRIADNELLNLFKKTQDLPDDQKNTEIVTSFFEKNIIFLNLKY, encoded by the coding sequence CTGTTTAGAACAGAAAAAGGTTTTTCGCAGGAAGCGTTTGCAAGAAAAATTGGTGTACATGTTACCAACCTCTCAAAATACGAAAGGAGCATTTCGATACCATCGTTGGAAATTGCTGAGAAAATGGCTGATACCTTGGAGATGTCTCTTGATGAACTTGTTTATGGGCAACAAAATGAAAAAGCCCGTGTCCGCATTGCTGACAACGAGCTTTTAAATCTTTTTAAGAAAACCCAAGATTTACCAGATGACCAAAAGAATACTGAAATTGTAACCTCTTTTTTTGAAAAGAATATCATTTTTTTAAACTTGAAATATTGA
- a CDS encoding type II toxin-antitoxin system RelE family toxin, with protein sequence MYTLDITTQAKKDIAYLKKNGGKAVTNKIEKLLVELIEHPKTGTEQVEQLKGNRQGNGQEE encoded by the coding sequence ATGTACACCTTAGATATTACGACACAAGCGAAAAAGGATATTGCATATTTGAAAAAAAATGGTGGTAAAGCTGTAACCAATAAAATTGAGAAACTTCTGGTAGAACTAATTGAGCATCCCAAGACAGGAACTGAACAAGTTGAACAATTAAAAGGCAACCGACAGGGCAATGGTCAAGAAGAATAG